A genomic window from Hippocampus zosterae strain Florida chromosome 13, ASM2543408v3, whole genome shotgun sequence includes:
- the LOC127612675 gene encoding ras-related protein Rab-33B-like, translating to MESSLELSNSLGSVSSLLSGWRTFKVLLIGDSAVGKTCLAHRLSAAHFPSCVEATIGVDFRERLLEVDGEMIKLQLWDTAGQERFRKSMVPHFYRNVHAVLFVYDVTCRASFNGLTTWVEECRRNSLGQEVPRFLVGNKTDLRDVLRADGLVSREQAKNFAKTHNMMFFETSAKCASRPRGVREVPCQGNKVEDIVHALGATLKRQKNPSAAYNPACSGSFQVLNKKKEKEMWSCC from the exons ATGGAGTCCTCCCTGGAGCTGTCCAACTCTTTGGGCAGCGTCTCGTCGCTGTTGAGCGGCTGGCGGACCTTCAAAGTGCTGCTGATTGGGGACTCGGCGGTGGGGAAGACGTGCCTTGCGCACCGACTCTCCGCCGCTCATTTCCCCAGCTGCGTTGAGGCCACCATCGGAGTGGACTTCCGAGAGAGACTCCTTGAAGTCGACGGCGAGATGATCAAG CTCCAACTTTGGGACACAGCGGGACAAGAGCGCTTCCGCAAGTCGATGGTGCCACATTTCTATCGTAACGTGCACGCAGTTCTCTTCGTGTATGACGTCACCTGCCGGGCCAGCTTCAACGGCCTGACAACCTGGGTAGAAGAGTGCAGACGCAATTCTCTTGGCCAGGAAGTCCCCAG GTTCCTGGTTGGGAACAAGACAGACCTCCGAGATGTTCTAAGGGCCGACGGCCTGGTGAGCCGGGAACAGGCAAAGAACTTTGCCAAGACTCACAACATGATGTTTTTTGAGACTTCTGCAAAATGCGCAAGCCGCCCGCGCGGTGTCAGGGAGGTGCCCTGTCAGGGGAATAAAGTGGAGGACATTGTTCATGCCCTCGGCGCCACACTCAAGAGACAGAAGAATCCCAGCGCGGCATACAATCCGGCGTGCAGCGGCTCTTTTCAAgttctcaacaaaaaaaaggagaaggaaatgTGGAGCTGCtgctga
- the ifngr1 gene encoding interferon gamma receptor 1, whose translation MPAGVAFMALLMLLESAVSRQPAAPPPLAPPTNLTVTCDDGAAAASWQYQEDADVHFLVYVGDSGRRRPLRDETRRRHSGNLSAWVWESLESVMDVHWVSVAAAAGANRSSDNASVTFTYNSVKMADVMCKLDFPHVDVKASDADDGSAAVIFRNPLRHHPRLSRATRRAAVSLQFIVNSDAGEARASCAKEQNVCRTDVSFPPGSAECVTLTGLVRDSVGRSLALRPSPLVCAPPRSQRGPSLALPLGVSAALLLLLVCAVAAARKVARAVKPGKAAPPEWLFVPPAGPKARVGSCCAADSGAPGLKPRVPLIFPGDDDSSGVCTEVESLPVVLEEAEGEQEPEEPEEPEEEEEEAGWDSNYDRVHVTVGVQMGNGDEAWGYKER comes from the exons ATGCCCGCTGGAGTTGCGTTCATGGCCCTCCTGATGCTGTTGGAATCCGCGGTGTCGCGGCAGCCTGCCG CCCCCCCGCCTTTGGCGCCGCCCACCAACCTGACGGTGACGTGCGACGACGGCGCGGCCGCGGCCAGCTGGCAGTACCAAGAGGACGCCGACGTGCACTTCCTGGTCTACGTGGGCGACTCggggcgccgccgccccctgcgGGACGAGACCCGGCGCCGCCACTCCGGGAACCTGAGCGCCTGGGTGTGGGAGTCGCTGGAGAGCGTCATGGACGTGCACTGGGTCAGCGTGGCGGCCGCGGCGGGCGCCAATCGCTCGTCCGACAACGCCTCCGTCACCTTCACGTACAACAGCGTCAAGATGGCCGACGTCATGT GCAAGTTGGACTTTCCTCACGTGGATGTGAAGGCAAGCGACGCAGACGACGGGAGCGCCGCCGTCATCTTCCGCAACCCGCTGCGCCACCACCCGCGACTTAGCCGCGCCACGCGGCGGGCCGCCGTCTCTCTTCAGTTCATCGTTAACTCCGACGCC GGGGAGGCGCGGGCTTCCTGCGCCAAGGAGCAGAACGTGTGCCGGACGGACGTGTCCTTCCCGCCGGGTTCGGCCGAGTGCGTCACGCTGACGGGCCTGGTGCGCGACTCGGTGGGCCGCTCGCTGGCCTTGAGGCCGTCGCCGCTCGTTTGCGCGCCGCCGCGGTCCCAGCGCGGGCCGTCGCTGGCGCTGCCGCTGGGCGTCTCGgcggcgctgctgctgctgctggtctgCGCGGTCGCGGCGGCGCGGAAGGTGGCCCGGGCCGTGAAGCCCGGCAAGGCCGCCCCgcccgaatggttgttcgttcccCCGGCCGGCCCCAAAGCTCGGGTGGGCTCCTGCTGCGCGGCGGACAGCGGGGCCCCCGGCCTCAAGCCGCGGGTGCCGCTCATCTTCCCGGGAGACGACGACTCTTCGGGCGTTTGCACGGAAGTGGAAAGTCTTCCCGTCGTGCTGGAGGAAGCGGAAGGCGAGCAGGAACCCGAAGAGCCCGAAGAGcccgaagaggaggaggaggaggcgggctgGGACTCCAATTACGACCGCGTCCACGTGACTGTGGGGGTGCAGATGGGCAATGGAGACGAGGCTTGGGGCTACAAGGAAAGGTAG
- the LOC127612673 gene encoding N-alpha-acetyltransferase 15, NatA auxiliary subunit-like isoform X2, whose amino-acid sequence MKGLTLNCLGKKEDAYELVRRGLRNDLKSHVCWHVYGLLQRSDKKYDEAIKCYRNALKWDKDNLQILRDLSLLQIQMRDLEGYRETRYQLLQLRPAQRASWIGYAIAYHLLEDYEMAAKIIEEFRKTQQTSPDKVDYEYSELLLYQNQVLREAGLYKEALEHLSNYEKQICDKLAVEETRGELLLKLERLDEATDVYHRMQERNPENWSYYHGLEKALKPSSVEERFKVYEDAWEKFPKGLVPRRLPLNFLTGEKFRECLDRYLRMNFSKGCPPVFTTLKSLYNDKEKVSIIEDLVVGFETSLKSSRLFSQNDDGKEEPPTTLLWVQYFLAQHYDTVGQQTLALEYINAAIDSTPTLIELFLIKAKIYKHAGNIREAAQWMDEAQALDTADRFINSKCAKYMLKAGMIKEAEEMCSKFTREGASAVENLNEMQCMWFQTECALAYKAMNKYGEALKKCHEIERHFVEITDDQFDFHTYCMRKMTLRSYVDLLKLEDVLRMHPFYYKAAVTAIQIYLSLHDHPLTDDSKELQADTANLSDKELKKLRNKQRRAQKKAQLEEEKKNAEKEKQLKNQKKKKEDDDEEIGGPKEELIPDKLVKVENPLEEAVKFLMPLKHLVKDTIDTHLLAFEIYFRKDKYLLMLQSVKRAFAINPDHPWLHQCLVRFFKGVSESKELPDVVRTVLKQEVTRLFGDSNAKSFNQAYLSKHSNSIPHRLAAAKMMVYMDSSTLAKAVELATALDESLNNRSIQICTEVLENLRNGYLSDSKERAESYRAECHKLYPYTLAFMPPGYEENTKIANGDVSTETEELANEM is encoded by the exons ATGAAGGGCTTGACCCTGAACTGTCTGGGGAAGAAGGAAGATGCTTACGAGCTGGTGAGAAGAGGACTGCGCAATGACCTCAAGAGTCACGTCT GCTGGCACGTATACGGTTTATTACAGCGCTCCGATAAGAAATACGACGAGGCCATCAAGTGTTACCGAAACGCACTAAAGTGGGACAAGGACAACCTCCAGATCCTGAGAGATCTGTCCTTGCTGCAGATTCAGATGAGAGATCTGGAAGGCTACCGG GAGACCCGGTACCAGCTGTTGCAACTGCGCCCCGCCCAGCGAGCTTCCTGGATCGGCTACGCCATTGCCTATCATCTCCTGGAAGACTACGAGATGGCAGCGAAGATCATTGAGGAGTTCCGGAAAACACAGCAG ACTTCGCCTGACAAAGTGGACTACGAGTACAGTGAGCTGCTGCTTTACCAGAACCAGGTGCTGAGAGAAGCGGGTCTTTACAAGGAGGCTTTGGAGCATTTGTCAAACTATGAAAAGCAGATTTGTGACAAGCTGGCAGTGGAAGAGACGAGGG GGGAGTTGTTATTAAAGTTGGAGCGTCTGGACGAGGCCACGGATGTCTACCATCGCATGCAGGAGAGGAACCCAGAGAATTGGTCGTATTATCACGGTCTGGAGAAAGCACTCAAACCAA GCAGCGTGGAGGAGAGATTCAAGGTCTACGAGGATGCTTGGGAGAAGTTTCCAAAAGGCCTGGTCCCTCGCCGGCTCCCCCTCAACTTTCTTACCG GTGAGAAGTTCCGAGAGTGTCTCGACAGGTACCTGAGAATGAACTTCAGTAAGGGATGTCCGCCCGTCTTCACCACCCTCAAATCTCTTTACAACGACAAGGAAAAG GTGTCAATTATCGAAGACTTGGTGGTGGGCTTTGAGACCTCCTTAAAAAGCTCCAGGCTGTTCAGCCAAAATG ACGACGGTAAAGAGGAGCCCCCGACCACGTTGCTTTGGGTGCAGTACTTCCTGGCTCAGCACTACGACACGGTCGGCCAGCAGACCCTGGCCCTGGAATACATCAACGCCGCCATCGACAGCACGCCGACCCTCATCGAACTCTTCCTTATCAAAGCCAAGATTTACAAG CATGCCGGGAACATCCGCGAGGCGGCCCAGTGGATGGATGAGGCGCAGGCTCTGGACACCGCCGACAGATTCATCAACTCAAAGTGTGCCAAGTACATGCTGAAGGCCGGCATGATCAAAGAGGCCGAGGAGATGTGCTCCAAGTTCACGCGG GAGGGCGCGTCGGCGGTGGAGAACCTGAACGAAATGCAGTGCATGTGGTTCCAGACAGAGTGCGCGCTGGCCTACAAGGCCATGAACAAGTATGGCGAGGCTCTCAAGAAGTGCCACGAGATTGAGAGG CATTTTGTGGAGATCACGGACGACCAGTTTGATTTCCACACCTACTGCATGAGGAAGATGACGCTGCGCTCCTACGTGGACCTGCTGAAGCTGGAGGACGTGCTCCGGATGCATCCCTTCTACTACAAGGCCGCCGTCACCGCCATTCAGATCTACCTGAGCCTCCACGACCATCCCCTGACCGACGACAGCAAAGAGTTGCAGGCCGACACCG CTAACCTGTCGGACAAAGAGCTGAAGAAGCTGAGGAACAAGCAGCGGCGGGCCCAGAAGAAGGcccagctggaggaggagaagaagaatgcAGAGAAGGAGAAGCAGTTGAAGAaccagaaaaagaagaaggaggacgacgacgaagaGATCGGGGGCCCCAAGGAGGAGCTCATTCCCGACAAATTGGTCAAG GTAGAAAATCCACTGGAAGAAGCGGTCAAGTTTCTGATGCCTCTCAAACACCTCGTCAAAGATACAATTGACACGCACCTGCTGGCATTTGAAATCTACTTCAGAAAAG ACAAGTACCTATTGATGCTCCAATCGGTGAAGAGGGCGTTTGCCATCAACCCTGACCACCCGTGGCTACATCAGTGTCTCGTGCGCTTCTTTAAAGGAG TCTCGGAGAGCAAAGAGCTGCCCGACGTGGTCCGGACGGTCTTGAAGCAAGAAGTCACCCGGCTGTTTGGCGACAGCAACGCCAAGAGCTTCAACCAGGCCTACCTCTCCAAGCACTCCAACTCCATACCGCACCGATTGGCTG CTGCCAAGATGATGGTGTATATGGACTCGTCGACACTGGCTAAGGCCGTGGAATTGGCCACCGCGCTCGATGAGTCGCTCAACAACAGATCCATTCAG ATCTGTACGGAGGTCCTGGAGAATCTTCGGAACGGCTACCTGAGCGACTCGAAGGAGCGTGCCGAGTCATACCGCGCAGAGTGTCACAAGCTTTACCCCTACACGTTAGCTTTCATGCCCCCCGGATACGAGGAGAACACCAAGATCGCCAACGGAGACGTTTCCACAGAAACGGAAGAGCTAGCCAATGAGATGTGA
- the LOC127612673 gene encoding N-alpha-acetyltransferase 15, NatA auxiliary subunit-like isoform X1, producing MPTVTLPPKENALFKRILRCYEHKQYRNGLKFCKQILSNPKFAEHGETLAMKGLTLNCLGKKEDAYELVRRGLRNDLKSHVCWHVYGLLQRSDKKYDEAIKCYRNALKWDKDNLQILRDLSLLQIQMRDLEGYRETRYQLLQLRPAQRASWIGYAIAYHLLEDYEMAAKIIEEFRKTQQTSPDKVDYEYSELLLYQNQVLREAGLYKEALEHLSNYEKQICDKLAVEETRGELLLKLERLDEATDVYHRMQERNPENWSYYHGLEKALKPSSVEERFKVYEDAWEKFPKGLVPRRLPLNFLTGEKFRECLDRYLRMNFSKGCPPVFTTLKSLYNDKEKVSIIEDLVVGFETSLKSSRLFSQNDDGKEEPPTTLLWVQYFLAQHYDTVGQQTLALEYINAAIDSTPTLIELFLIKAKIYKHAGNIREAAQWMDEAQALDTADRFINSKCAKYMLKAGMIKEAEEMCSKFTREGASAVENLNEMQCMWFQTECALAYKAMNKYGEALKKCHEIERHFVEITDDQFDFHTYCMRKMTLRSYVDLLKLEDVLRMHPFYYKAAVTAIQIYLSLHDHPLTDDSKELQADTANLSDKELKKLRNKQRRAQKKAQLEEEKKNAEKEKQLKNQKKKKEDDDEEIGGPKEELIPDKLVKVENPLEEAVKFLMPLKHLVKDTIDTHLLAFEIYFRKDKYLLMLQSVKRAFAINPDHPWLHQCLVRFFKGVSESKELPDVVRTVLKQEVTRLFGDSNAKSFNQAYLSKHSNSIPHRLAAAKMMVYMDSSTLAKAVELATALDESLNNRSIQICTEVLENLRNGYLSDSKERAESYRAECHKLYPYTLAFMPPGYEENTKIANGDVSTETEELANEM from the exons ATGCCGACAGTTACTTTACCACCAAAAGAGAACGCTCTTTTTAAGAGGATTTTG CGATGTTACGAGCACAAGCAGTACAGAAATGGACTTAAGTTCTGCAAACAAATCCTGTCTAACCCCAAGTTTGCAGAGCATGGAG AAACCCTGGCCATGAAGGGCTTGACCCTGAACTGTCTGGGGAAGAAGGAAGATGCTTACGAGCTGGTGAGAAGAGGACTGCGCAATGACCTCAAGAGTCACGTCT GCTGGCACGTATACGGTTTATTACAGCGCTCCGATAAGAAATACGACGAGGCCATCAAGTGTTACCGAAACGCACTAAAGTGGGACAAGGACAACCTCCAGATCCTGAGAGATCTGTCCTTGCTGCAGATTCAGATGAGAGATCTGGAAGGCTACCGG GAGACCCGGTACCAGCTGTTGCAACTGCGCCCCGCCCAGCGAGCTTCCTGGATCGGCTACGCCATTGCCTATCATCTCCTGGAAGACTACGAGATGGCAGCGAAGATCATTGAGGAGTTCCGGAAAACACAGCAG ACTTCGCCTGACAAAGTGGACTACGAGTACAGTGAGCTGCTGCTTTACCAGAACCAGGTGCTGAGAGAAGCGGGTCTTTACAAGGAGGCTTTGGAGCATTTGTCAAACTATGAAAAGCAGATTTGTGACAAGCTGGCAGTGGAAGAGACGAGGG GGGAGTTGTTATTAAAGTTGGAGCGTCTGGACGAGGCCACGGATGTCTACCATCGCATGCAGGAGAGGAACCCAGAGAATTGGTCGTATTATCACGGTCTGGAGAAAGCACTCAAACCAA GCAGCGTGGAGGAGAGATTCAAGGTCTACGAGGATGCTTGGGAGAAGTTTCCAAAAGGCCTGGTCCCTCGCCGGCTCCCCCTCAACTTTCTTACCG GTGAGAAGTTCCGAGAGTGTCTCGACAGGTACCTGAGAATGAACTTCAGTAAGGGATGTCCGCCCGTCTTCACCACCCTCAAATCTCTTTACAACGACAAGGAAAAG GTGTCAATTATCGAAGACTTGGTGGTGGGCTTTGAGACCTCCTTAAAAAGCTCCAGGCTGTTCAGCCAAAATG ACGACGGTAAAGAGGAGCCCCCGACCACGTTGCTTTGGGTGCAGTACTTCCTGGCTCAGCACTACGACACGGTCGGCCAGCAGACCCTGGCCCTGGAATACATCAACGCCGCCATCGACAGCACGCCGACCCTCATCGAACTCTTCCTTATCAAAGCCAAGATTTACAAG CATGCCGGGAACATCCGCGAGGCGGCCCAGTGGATGGATGAGGCGCAGGCTCTGGACACCGCCGACAGATTCATCAACTCAAAGTGTGCCAAGTACATGCTGAAGGCCGGCATGATCAAAGAGGCCGAGGAGATGTGCTCCAAGTTCACGCGG GAGGGCGCGTCGGCGGTGGAGAACCTGAACGAAATGCAGTGCATGTGGTTCCAGACAGAGTGCGCGCTGGCCTACAAGGCCATGAACAAGTATGGCGAGGCTCTCAAGAAGTGCCACGAGATTGAGAGG CATTTTGTGGAGATCACGGACGACCAGTTTGATTTCCACACCTACTGCATGAGGAAGATGACGCTGCGCTCCTACGTGGACCTGCTGAAGCTGGAGGACGTGCTCCGGATGCATCCCTTCTACTACAAGGCCGCCGTCACCGCCATTCAGATCTACCTGAGCCTCCACGACCATCCCCTGACCGACGACAGCAAAGAGTTGCAGGCCGACACCG CTAACCTGTCGGACAAAGAGCTGAAGAAGCTGAGGAACAAGCAGCGGCGGGCCCAGAAGAAGGcccagctggaggaggagaagaagaatgcAGAGAAGGAGAAGCAGTTGAAGAaccagaaaaagaagaaggaggacgacgacgaagaGATCGGGGGCCCCAAGGAGGAGCTCATTCCCGACAAATTGGTCAAG GTAGAAAATCCACTGGAAGAAGCGGTCAAGTTTCTGATGCCTCTCAAACACCTCGTCAAAGATACAATTGACACGCACCTGCTGGCATTTGAAATCTACTTCAGAAAAG ACAAGTACCTATTGATGCTCCAATCGGTGAAGAGGGCGTTTGCCATCAACCCTGACCACCCGTGGCTACATCAGTGTCTCGTGCGCTTCTTTAAAGGAG TCTCGGAGAGCAAAGAGCTGCCCGACGTGGTCCGGACGGTCTTGAAGCAAGAAGTCACCCGGCTGTTTGGCGACAGCAACGCCAAGAGCTTCAACCAGGCCTACCTCTCCAAGCACTCCAACTCCATACCGCACCGATTGGCTG CTGCCAAGATGATGGTGTATATGGACTCGTCGACACTGGCTAAGGCCGTGGAATTGGCCACCGCGCTCGATGAGTCGCTCAACAACAGATCCATTCAG ATCTGTACGGAGGTCCTGGAGAATCTTCGGAACGGCTACCTGAGCGACTCGAAGGAGCGTGCCGAGTCATACCGCGCAGAGTGTCACAAGCTTTACCCCTACACGTTAGCTTTCATGCCCCCCGGATACGAGGAGAACACCAAGATCGCCAACGGAGACGTTTCCACAGAAACGGAAGAGCTAGCCAATGAGATGTGA
- the LOC127613084 gene encoding aly/REF export factor 2-like, whose product MVDKMSMSLDDIIKLNSKGGRGGGERSAFAGGSSRSEHGRANHFNRERDNRPAPYTRPRELPDKWQHDMFEQHSGEYRATERRGESRAKLLISNLDFGVSDSDIQELFEDFGPLRKVAVHYDRSGRSKGSADICFENPADAVKAMKHYNGVPLDGRPMKIVQATSDVDSQSRQSQSSNRGFDRSRLGQPTFDRSERSERRQGGGGSSGGSRGWGRGRGRGNRPQLSAEELDAQLDAYNAMANNN is encoded by the exons ATGGTTGACAAAATGAGCATGTCTCTGGACGACATTATCAAGCTTAACAGCAAAGGAGGCCGCGGCGGCGGTGAACGTTCGGCTTTCGCCGGCGGCTCCTCGAGGTCGGAGCACGGTCGAGCGAATCATTTCAACCGCGAGAGAGACAACAGGCCCGCACCGTACACCAGA CCCAGAGAGTTGCCGGACAAATGGCAGCACGACATGTTTGAGCAGCACTCGGGCGAATACAGAGCGACGGAAAGAAGAGGAGAAAGTCGGGCCAAGCTGCTCATTTCCAATCTGGATTTCGGAGTGTCCGACAGCGACATTCAA GAGCTATTTGAAGACTTTGGCCCTCTGAGGAAAGTGGCGGTCCACTACGACCGCTCCGGTCGCAGCAAAGGCAGTGCGGATATTTGCTTTGAAAATCCGGCAGACGCCGTCAAAGCCATGAAGCACTATAATGGAGTCCCCCTTGACG GTCGCCCAATGAAAATTGTCCAAGCCACATCAGACGTTGACTCGCAGAGTAGACAATCGCAGAG TTCCAACAGAGGCTTTGACAGGAGTAGGCTTGGTCAGCCCACGTTTGACAGGAGCGAGCGAAGTGAAAGGAGgcaaggcggcggcggcagcagcggaGGCTCAAGAGGTTGGGGAAGAGGCAGAGGAAGAGGAAACAGACCCCAGCTATCAGCTGAAGAATTGGATGCTCAGTTGGACGCTTACAACGCAATG GCAAACAACAATTAG
- the ltv1 gene encoding protein LTV1 homolog has protein sequence MPHRKKKSFIEKKKAVTFHLVHRSQRDPLAADEKAPQHVLLPAAKADAEKRREEQRNFGVFFDDDYDYLQHLKEASGGTELLAARPSPPRLCADDDDARDGEQDADQKERSLPAASIRLPSSVFASDFEEDVGLLNKAAPVSGPRLDMDPDIVAALDEDFDFDDPDNALEDDFMAKANGDGRGDEDADGDSWEDMDDDDDGGDEAFSDEEGSAREFSFDDEETGTRFTDYSMTSSVMRRNEQLTLLDDRFEKFYEQFDEDEIGALDNAELEGYLAPDSARLEEVIKDYFAQKAKEALRPDDLGPKQLPVLQEESEDEDEEMEMVVVGAPEDKWDCESIISTYSNIYNRPKVIPHPAKAKPIRVSARTGVPLDVLPAKGPGARQLERIGRIDGADLPRAADLPRRKDESKEQRKARKNAVKEERKERRLEKKANKAAFKEEKARQEKNMLNLRNNLTGLKLS, from the exons ATG CCTCACCGGAAGAAGAAGTCCTTCATTGAGAAGAAGAAGGCGGTGACCTTCCACCTGGTGCACAGGAGCCAAAGGGACCCCCTGGCGGCAGATGAGAAAGCGCCCCAGCAcgtcctgctgcccgccgccaaG GCGGACGCAGAGAAGCGGCGGGAGGAGCAGAGGAATTTCGGCGTCTTCTTCGACGACGACTACGATTACCTGCAGCACCTGAAGGAAGCTTCCGGAGGCACGGAGCTTCTGGCCGCCCGACCCTCGCCGCCGCGCCTTTGcgccgatgatgatgatgctcggGATGGTGAGCAGGACGCTGACCAGAAGGAGCGCTCGCTACCC GCGGCGAGCATCCGGCTGCCGTCGTCGGTGTTCGCCTCCGACTTCGAGGAGGACGTGGGCCTCCTCAACAAAGCCGCTCCCGTCTCAG GGCCGCGGCTGGACATGGACCCCGACATCGTGGCCGCCCTGGACGAGGACTTTGACTTTGACGACCCCGACAACGCGCTGGAGGACGACTTCATGGCCAAAGCCAACGGCGACGGCCG AGGAGACGAGGACGCGGACGGGGACTCGTGGGAGGACATGGACGATGACGATGACGGGGGCGACGAGGCCTTTTCGGACGAGGAGGGCAGCGCTCGGGAGTTCTCGTTTGACGACGAGGAGACGGGGACTCGCTTCACCGACTACTCCATGACGTCGTCGGTGATGCGGAGGAACGAGCAGCTCACCCTGCTGGACGACCGCTTTGAGAAG TTCTACGAGCAGTTTGACGAGGATGAGATCGGCGCCCTGGACAACGCCGAGCTGGAAGGCTACCTGGCGCCCGACAGCGCCCGCCTGGAGGAGGTCATCAAGGACTACTTTGCCCAGAAAGCCAAAGA GGCTCTGAGGCCAGACGACTTGGGCCCAAAACAACTTCCCGTCCTACAAGAGGAGagcgaggacgaggacgaggagatGGAAATGGTGGTCGTCGGAGCTCCGGAGGACAAGTGGGACTGCGAGAGCATCATCA GCACCTACTCCAACATCTACAACAGACCCAAAGTCATCCCTCACCCCGCAAAG GCGAAGCCGATCCGCGTGTCCGCCAGGACGGGGGTCCCCCTGGACGTCCTCCCCGCCAAAGGTCCCGGCGCCAGGCAGCTGGAGCGGATAGGCAGGATCGATGGCGCCGACCTGCCGCGCGCCGCCGACCTGCCGCGCCGCAAAGACGAGAGCAAGGAGCAGAGGAAGGCCCGCAAGAACGCCGTCAAGGAGGAGCGCAAG GAGCGACGCCTGGAGAAGAAGGCCAACAAGGCGGCGTTCAAGGAGGAGAAGGCGCGCCAGGAGAAGAACATGCTCAACCTCAGGAACAACCTCACGGGACTCAAACTCTCGTAG